Proteins from a single region of Aureibacter tunicatorum:
- a CDS encoding DNA polymerase beta superfamily protein translates to MTIEDLRKRGLIILECISGSRAYGLDTPASDLDIKGVFLLPKDEFYGLNYTPQVSNESNDIVFYEFNRFMELLSVNNPNILELLNTPESAIIYKHPYLDDLKSEDILSKLCKNTFGRFALSQIIKAKGLKKKIVNPIPKERKDLLSFCYVNYNQGSISVHDYLMSNHLKQENCGLVKIPHMNDVYGLYYSEEGLFNGIVKSSESNEISLSSVGKDDSQLCLLYFNRNGYSMYCKEYREYWEWVEKRNEVRYENTQSHGKNYDAKNMMHVFRLLDMAIEIGIERKINVKRPNKNFLLDVKSGKFEYNDLMTWANERQMKMEKAFDNSPLPDKPDINLINKLTYQIRNRFYDE, encoded by the coding sequence ATGACAATTGAAGATTTAAGAAAAAGAGGACTGATTATATTAGAATGTATCAGCGGGAGTAGAGCTTATGGACTTGATACTCCCGCTTCAGATCTGGATATCAAAGGCGTTTTTCTATTGCCAAAGGATGAGTTTTATGGATTAAACTATACTCCTCAAGTGAGCAATGAATCCAATGATATTGTATTTTATGAATTTAATCGATTTATGGAATTATTGTCAGTAAACAATCCCAACATTCTGGAATTGCTAAATACTCCTGAGTCAGCAATAATTTATAAACACCCCTATTTAGATGACCTAAAATCGGAGGATATTTTATCAAAACTATGTAAAAATACTTTCGGCCGTTTTGCTCTTTCTCAAATCATAAAGGCCAAAGGACTCAAGAAAAAAATTGTAAATCCAATTCCCAAAGAAAGAAAAGATCTATTATCATTTTGCTATGTGAACTATAATCAAGGTTCTATTTCTGTACATGATTACTTAATGAGTAATCATCTAAAACAAGAAAACTGTGGGCTGGTAAAAATTCCTCACATGAATGATGTCTATGGTCTTTATTATTCCGAAGAGGGCCTATTTAATGGAATTGTTAAATCATCAGAATCTAATGAAATCAGTCTCAGTTCAGTAGGCAAAGATGATTCACAACTCTGTCTCTTATACTTCAATCGCAATGGATACTCAATGTATTGCAAAGAATATAGAGAGTATTGGGAGTGGGTTGAGAAGCGAAATGAAGTCAGGTATGAAAATACACAAAGCCATGGCAAGAACTATGACGCAAAGAACATGATGCACGTTTTTAGATTGCTTGATATGGCAATTGAAATAGGTATTGAAAGAAAAATCAATGTAAAGCGACCGAATAAGAATTTTTTATTGGATGTCAAATCTGGGAAATTTGAATATAATGACCTTATGACTTGGGCTAATGAAAGGCAAATGAAAATGGAGAAAGCATTTGATAATTCTCCTTTACCAGACAAGCCTGACATAAACTTGATCAATAAATTGACTTACCAGATAAGGAATAGATTTTATGATGAATGA
- a CDS encoding nucleotidyltransferase domain-containing protein produces MKNKIIKYINSLETEKEIKILLACETGSRAWGFPSPDSDYDVRIIYKHNKEWYLSLNEEKDSITVFYEDNEIDISGWDIRKSLRLMKKSNAPLLERIQSPTLYKGDQEFIKEINDIAKANYSRIATIHHYLNLAKKKYEEISFESEYKLKSFFYALRSATACLWILEKEEIPPIEFPKMLEGLELQESLVMRINELIEVKAKVSESYRHKGEKELFEYMQNCIERAEIEGKNLPTTYGCMDELNVFFRKVID; encoded by the coding sequence ATGAAAAACAAAATTATAAAATATATAAATTCACTAGAGACCGAAAAAGAAATAAAAATATTATTAGCCTGTGAAACAGGCTCTAGAGCATGGGGATTTCCTTCACCAGATAGTGATTATGATGTTAGAATTATTTACAAGCATAATAAAGAATGGTATTTATCTCTAAATGAGGAAAAGGATTCAATTACTGTTTTTTATGAAGATAATGAAATTGATATTAGCGGTTGGGATATAAGAAAAAGTTTGAGGCTTATGAAAAAGTCTAATGCTCCGTTACTCGAAAGAATTCAATCGCCAACCCTTTACAAAGGAGATCAAGAGTTTATTAAGGAAATAAACGATATAGCCAAAGCTAACTATTCCAGAATAGCGACAATACATCATTACCTCAATTTAGCTAAGAAAAAATATGAGGAAATAAGCTTTGAAAGTGAATATAAACTTAAATCATTTTTCTATGCATTAAGATCAGCAACAGCATGTTTATGGATATTGGAAAAAGAAGAGATTCCTCCTATTGAATTTCCTAAAATGCTTGAAGGTTTAGAATTACAGGAATCATTGGTCATGAGAATCAATGAACTGATAGAAGTAAAAGCAAAAGTGAGCGAAAGTTATCGCCATAAAGGAGAGAAAGAATTATTTGAATATATGCAAAACTGCATTGAAAGAGCAGAAATCGAGGGGAAGAATTTACCGACTACTTACGGCTGTATGGATGAATTGAATGTCTTCTTTAGAAAAGTAATCGACTAA
- a CDS encoding TonB-dependent receptor, producing MKKILTVFVLSILFLTQYGHSQNKQTLPLKKAINTLEEKSQYQFFYKEEWLPDIEVNIGNGKPIDELEKILKSTNLSYLKYRDYAIVIANKNDLKMEMSEEDFSSFIKSIQNQKKSTNTLPKKAKKKSIKLYTIGDKVDNNWKATFSGKIIDQKSNEALIGSTVYISELTKGIMTDHEGKFSFSIPKGKYTLEIKSIGYETKRINILLKSSGKLDIKLKEETIMLDELVVEGRKVTENVNDVKMGVENMSMLKIQELPGLMGEADIMSGLKSLSGVSTVGEGAMGINVRGGSVDQNLILLDEIMLFNSSHLFGFYSLFNANILSDMTLYKGSIPSEYGGRLSSTLHVNTKDEYVSKVKGKMSISPISGGIYVDVPIKKKKANLAIAGRYANPTWVIKSFKDPDLKKSNASFYDYNIKYLHKLHKNTELSILTLVSKDHFKLSDEAEYAWDNKAFEVTLKQNINKNLFGKLTYVKSYYDSELTDPVENITLSTGIDYDKIKTLFKWNAPYEHNIDFGFEGISYQVHPGSEQSENNFSELAKEQANEVSMFVNDNFKLKDFSFLIGLRFTSFQANENIESGKENTSYQNFEPRLGISYSINKHSSVKLSYNRTNQYLHLISNSASASPYDIWKISDEKISPQSGNSFSMGYFQNLFEELYHLKTEVYFKSMDNILEFKDFADIVMNPNIESEMFAAKGKAYGIELGLEKTRGRLTGQINYTYSRSERQAPIESDINNGEWYFSSFDKPHEIKADLRYKISPVVIFSTNFIYSSGRPITLPTAAMSHNDISAIPIFEERNNYRTPDYHRMDMSLILKSLKKRQKFESNWILSVYNIYARKNPYSVYYKHDSGNKPGLYKLSVIGSMFPSITYVLKLK from the coding sequence ATGAAAAAAATTTTAACCGTGTTTGTCTTATCCATATTATTTTTAACCCAGTATGGACATAGTCAAAACAAGCAAACCCTCCCACTCAAAAAAGCCATTAATACTCTTGAGGAAAAAAGCCAATACCAATTCTTTTACAAAGAAGAATGGCTTCCAGATATTGAAGTCAATATTGGCAATGGCAAACCCATTGATGAACTTGAAAAAATATTAAAGTCTACTAATTTATCTTACTTAAAATATAGAGACTATGCGATAGTCATTGCCAACAAAAATGATTTAAAAATGGAGATGTCTGAAGAGGATTTTTCGTCTTTCATCAAATCCATTCAAAATCAGAAAAAAAGCACCAATACCTTACCCAAGAAAGCGAAAAAAAAATCAATCAAACTGTATACGATTGGCGATAAAGTTGACAACAATTGGAAAGCTACTTTCAGCGGAAAAATTATTGATCAAAAAAGCAATGAAGCCCTAATAGGATCTACTGTCTACATCTCAGAATTAACTAAAGGAATCATGACTGATCATGAAGGCAAGTTCTCATTCAGTATTCCCAAAGGCAAATACACTCTTGAGATTAAATCCATCGGCTACGAAACCAAACGCATAAACATTTTATTAAAAAGTTCTGGTAAATTAGATATCAAGTTAAAAGAGGAAACGATTATGCTGGACGAGCTGGTCGTCGAAGGAAGAAAAGTAACTGAAAATGTCAATGATGTAAAAATGGGCGTCGAAAATATGTCGATGCTTAAAATCCAAGAACTTCCTGGGCTAATGGGTGAAGCCGATATCATGTCAGGTCTTAAAAGTTTATCAGGCGTAAGTACTGTTGGCGAAGGAGCTATGGGAATTAATGTAAGAGGAGGAAGTGTTGACCAAAATTTGATTCTCTTAGATGAAATTATGCTTTTTAATTCCTCTCATCTTTTTGGCTTTTATTCACTATTCAATGCGAATATCCTTTCAGATATGACTTTGTATAAAGGTTCAATACCTTCAGAATACGGAGGAAGACTTTCATCCACCTTGCATGTCAATACTAAAGATGAATATGTTTCAAAAGTAAAAGGCAAAATGTCAATCAGTCCTATCTCAGGAGGAATATATGTTGATGTGCCTATCAAAAAGAAAAAAGCGAACTTAGCTATTGCCGGTAGGTATGCCAACCCTACTTGGGTCATAAAAAGCTTTAAAGACCCTGACCTTAAAAAAAGTAATGCCAGTTTTTATGATTATAATATAAAATATCTTCACAAACTACATAAAAATACAGAGCTTAGCATCCTTACATTAGTTTCGAAAGATCATTTTAAATTGTCTGATGAAGCTGAGTACGCTTGGGACAACAAAGCTTTCGAAGTCACTCTAAAACAGAATATCAATAAAAATTTATTTGGAAAGCTCACTTATGTCAAAAGTTATTATGATTCTGAATTAACCGACCCTGTTGAAAATATAACCTTGTCGACAGGTATTGACTATGATAAAATCAAAACGCTATTCAAATGGAATGCTCCTTATGAGCACAATATCGATTTTGGTTTTGAAGGTATTTCATATCAAGTCCACCCAGGTTCGGAACAAAGTGAAAATAATTTTTCTGAACTTGCTAAGGAACAAGCAAATGAGGTCAGCATGTTTGTCAATGATAACTTTAAACTCAAAGACTTTTCATTTTTAATAGGCCTTAGGTTTACAAGCTTTCAAGCAAATGAAAATATTGAATCTGGGAAGGAGAATACCAGTTATCAAAACTTTGAGCCAAGATTAGGAATAAGCTATTCAATAAATAAACACTCTAGTGTCAAATTATCATACAACCGTACTAATCAATACTTACATCTAATTTCAAACTCAGCATCAGCATCGCCATATGATATATGGAAGATATCAGATGAAAAAATATCTCCGCAATCAGGAAACTCTTTTTCGATGGGCTACTTTCAAAACTTATTTGAAGAATTGTATCATTTAAAAACAGAAGTCTATTTCAAAAGCATGGATAACATTCTTGAATTTAAGGACTTTGCTGACATAGTAATGAATCCTAATATTGAAAGTGAAATGTTCGCGGCAAAAGGCAAAGCATATGGCATAGAGCTAGGCTTGGAAAAAACTCGTGGCAGATTAACTGGCCAAATAAACTATACTTATTCAAGAAGCGAAAGACAAGCTCCAATTGAGTCTGATATTAACAATGGCGAATGGTATTTCTCCAGCTTTGACAAACCTCATGAAATAAAAGCCGATCTAAGGTATAAAATCAGTCCAGTAGTCATTTTTTCCACCAACTTCATCTACAGTTCAGGAAGACCAATAACATTGCCTACAGCAGCGATGAGTCACAATGACATAAGTGCAATTCCAATTTTTGAAGAAAGAAATAATTACAGAACACCTGATTATCACCGAATGGACATGTCTCTGATTTTAAAAAGCTTAAAGAAAAGACAAAAATTTGAATCTAACTGGATATTATCTGTCTACAATATTTACGCTAGAAAAAACCCTTATAGTGTTTATTACAAACATGATAGTGGTAATAAACCCGGACTATACAAATTATCTGTTATAGGCTCAATGTTTCCATCAATCACTTATGTACTAAAATTGAAATAA
- a CDS encoding cyclic-phosphate processing receiver domain-containing protein encodes MNRKKLFLDDLRTVEMVYDISKIDEFDVVRTYDDFVKYITENGLPEFISFDNDLGLDENGQVAFDGYAAAKWLVYESGLDLKNLKFYVHSANPVASEQIRGLLNNYIKFLNEKKLSNN; translated from the coding sequence ATGAACCGCAAAAAATTATTTTTGGATGATCTTCGAACTGTCGAGATGGTGTATGATATTTCGAAAATTGATGAATTTGATGTCGTAAGGACTTATGATGATTTCGTAAAATACATTACTGAAAATGGACTACCTGAGTTTATTAGTTTTGATAATGACTTAGGGCTTGATGAAAATGGGCAAGTGGCGTTCGATGGATACGCAGCAGCTAAATGGCTAGTTTATGAATCAGGCTTAGACCTTAAGAATTTAAAATTCTATGTTCATTCAGCCAACCCTGTTGCATCAGAGCAGATACGAGGCTTGTTGAATAATTATATTAAGTTTCTGAATGAAAAGAAACTATCTAACAACTAA
- a CDS encoding DUF4249 family protein, which translates to MNIRNLYICFLFAIFTFSCEERINTEVDNTEYIIVDALLIDSLSYQKIEITKSNNINEGFVMKGVENALVTVNDSKGNVYHFKESSNDYYKDNYSLASNKTKGVYIGLMAIEPNTYYTLDIELASGEKIYSDEIILEEKATVTNQEFELFNFQRKTAYINDAEVIKNFFSIRQKKEINNHKDVYFVNKYSSVYEYNLLNYDCNILLRDTQNDFESKLSLLNINSSNSGESFTILENLEANEKHIYNYLFKVQQIQINKEYYDFLQKIKILKENNGGLFDKIPGRIEPNVYSNKNINIQGFFSLGYSNIYIPKKAINQLDFPFKFQLPCPPSVYNNPRSGPPNACICIHPEEELFSPYFHKYWYLDDNYRSKI; encoded by the coding sequence ATGAATATAAGAAACCTATATATATGTTTTTTATTTGCCATCTTCACATTTTCATGCGAAGAAAGAATCAACACTGAGGTTGATAATACTGAATACATTATTGTTGACGCATTGCTTATTGACAGTCTTTCTTATCAAAAAATCGAAATCACTAAATCCAACAACATTAATGAGGGCTTTGTAATGAAAGGAGTTGAAAACGCTCTAGTTACAGTAAATGACTCTAAAGGCAATGTGTATCACTTCAAAGAGAGTTCAAATGATTATTATAAAGACAATTATAGTTTAGCCTCTAATAAAACCAAAGGCGTTTATATCGGCCTTATGGCAATTGAGCCAAACACTTATTATACTCTTGATATTGAGCTAGCTTCAGGAGAAAAAATATACTCCGATGAAATCATTCTAGAAGAAAAAGCAACTGTTACAAATCAAGAATTTGAGTTATTTAATTTTCAACGTAAAACAGCGTATATAAATGATGCAGAAGTCATCAAAAATTTTTTTTCCATAAGGCAAAAAAAAGAAATAAATAATCATAAAGATGTCTACTTTGTTAATAAGTATTCAAGTGTTTACGAGTATAATCTACTTAACTATGATTGCAATATATTACTTAGAGACACTCAAAATGACTTTGAATCTAAACTTAGTCTGCTTAATATAAATAGTTCTAATAGTGGTGAAAGTTTTACGATTTTAGAAAATTTAGAAGCCAACGAGAAACATATATATAATTACTTATTCAAAGTCCAACAAATTCAAATCAATAAAGAATACTATGATTTTTTGCAAAAAATAAAAATACTAAAAGAAAATAATGGAGGATTATTTGATAAAATTCCAGGGAGAATTGAACCTAATGTTTATTCAAATAAAAATATTAATATACAAGGATTTTTTTCTTTAGGGTATAGTAATATTTATATCCCTAAAAAAGCTATCAATCAACTGGATTTTCCATTTAAATTTCAATTGCCTTGTCCTCCAAGCGTATATAACAATCCTCGATCTGGACCTCCCAATGCATGTATTTGTATTCATCCTGAAGAAGAATTATTCAGCCCATATTTTCATAAATATTGGTACTTAGATGATAATTATCGTTCAAAAATATAA